CTCGCTGCCTTCCCGATTGAAACCATTGGCAAAGATTCAGCTTCCGTGGTTATTGAAATGACCGATTTCTTCACTTCCGATATCGAAGCTATAAGCGGTGCCATCAGCTTTCTGAGAAGAGAATATCAGGTAAGAAGACTTGATGGAAACCGAACCTATATTGAGTCTGCCAAGAGCTTCCCAAAGAATATTGAAGTCCGCCACGTACTTACTTACGATGCCGGCAATCCTCCCTCCGATCAGGGCACAAACACCCTTTCTATGCTGATGAATCAGTCTATGGTACTGCTTCCTGAGGAGCCAATGCGACCCCGTTATGAAGACTATCGTGTGGGTTGGTTTACGGTTGATCAAATTGACTACGGACTGGAAGCTCAGAAAGCGAAGGAAGTCAGTTACATCCGTCGGTGGAGACTGGAACCCAAAGATCCTGAAGCTTATGCACGGGGCGAACTGGTTGAGCCGGTAAAACCCATTGTGTATTACCTCGATCCCGCTACTCCCAAGAAATATGTGCCATATGTAAAGCAAGGTGTGGAAGACTGGAATGAAGCCTTTGAAGCCGCCGGTTTTAAAAATGCCGTAATTGCCAAAGAAGCACCTTCCCCGGAGGAAGATCCGGACTGGAGCCCGGAAGACATTCGCTATTCTACCGTTCGTTGGGTAGCCAGCACCATTAGGAATGCTGTTGGGCCAAGTGTGAGCGATCCCCGAACCGGCGAAATTATTGAAAGTGATATTGTTTGGTACCATAACCACATGCGTTCTTATCGCAACCGGCTGATGATTGAAACCGGAGCTGCTAATCCGGACGCCCGAAAACTACAGCTTGATGATGACCTGATTGGAGAAACCATGCGGCGTGTAATTGCTCATGAGGTGGGTCATGCTATCGGACTTCCCCATAACATGCAGTCCAGTTCGGCTTATCCTGTGGATTCCCTTCGCTCCGGTACATTTACGCAAGAGTATGGAATCGCAACCACCATCATGGAGTATGCACGCCAGAACTACATTGCTCAGCCCGGTGATGAGAACATCCGGTTCATTCGAAAAATCGGACCCTACGATAAATATGCTGTAAACTGGGGATACCGTGTAATTCCTGAGGCTGAAACTCCCGAAGATGAAAAACCCATTCTGGACAGCTGGATTGAAGAAAAAGCCGGCGACCCTGTTTATCGTTTTGCTTCTTCCACAGGCTGGGATCCTTCTTCTCAAACCGAGGACTTATCCAACGATCCGGTCCAGGCCAGTACGTATGGCCTCATGAACCTGAAACGTGTGGTTCCGAATTTAATAGAATGGACTTCCACTCCCGGTGAGGGTTATGATGATCTGGAGGAAATTTATGGTGAATTGGTTTTCCAATGGGCTCGTTATGCCGGCCATGTCTCCACTAATATCGGCGGAGTTTACCAGGAGCGAAAGGCTTCCGATCAGGACGGAGTGCTTTATACCCCGGTGCCTGCTGATTACCAAAAAGAAGCCATGGATTTTCTTAGTGAACATGTCTTCACTACGCCCGACTGGCTGCTGGACAAGGAGATCCTCCGCCGCATAGAACACGCCGGAGCCCTCGAAAGAGTCAAAAACCTGCAGGCTCGTTTACTGAATGATGTGATGGATGCCGGCGTAATGCTGAGACTGAACGAAGCACATATTTTCGATGAAGATGCCTATGCCCCGCTTGACATGCTGGAAGATTTACGGCGCGGTGTTTGGAGTGAAGTGTACTCCCCGGCTGCCATCGATCCCTATCGCCGTAACTTGCAGCGAATGTATATTCAGAACATTGAAGAGATGTTTGAGAATGATGAAGTTGGAAGGTCATGGAATCCGGTAGATGTGGCTACTTCTGATATCCGTCCGCTTTTACGGGTTGAGCTTAATACTCTTCAGGCTGATCTTCAAAGAGCTCAGAGTCGTATCCCTGATGCTGTTTCTAAAGCGCATATTGCGGACATCCTTGAGCGCATTGACGGGATTTTAAACCCAACTGATTAAGCGAGCAGTATTAGATATTAGAATCATAGCTTCTGTGTAAAAGCAGGAGCTATTTTTTTATTTAAGCTTCAGAGCTTTCAGAATACCTTTTTCGGTAATTTTTACGTGCCCGTACAGGAACGGCCCGCCTATACTCGCTATGTTAATCAGTTCTTTATTCTCCAGGTATTCCAGCAGGTTCTTAAGTTCTGCTCTGTCAACCTCAAGTTCTTCAGCAAGCTCTTCGACCGGTATTTTTTTATCGGTATCTTTTTCACACAGCTCCCCAAGCTGTAAGAGTAGCTGTTTAGCCCTGCTATTAAAATCTCCGCCAATTAACATATACATGCTTAAATCAATCGTTGGCTAAGAATCCCCAATTCAGCTAAAGAGAAGGTTACGTTAATGTTAAGCTATCATTAACAAGGCTGAATAGCGAGCTTATTATAAGACTATTCTAATCGATTATTTGCTCAGTTAGGCGGAACTTAAGCCTTAATAAAAATAGGTGTTTTATGTTAGATGGGTTGACGCTGAGGAATCGAATATTCCTATTCTCTTCTCTTTTGCTGCTGATGGCATTCTTGCTGATGTGGATATTCGTACGTCCGCAGTACAGGGAAGCTATCATTAATGAGCGTACCACCATTGTATCCCAGCTTCAAGAATACTCCTTAAAGCGCTCTGATCAGATTATCCGAAACTGGCTGAATTCCACCAACTACACCGCCGAAGAAATAGCCAAAGCCCCGGAGCAAACCCAGAATATCGTTACCAAAACCATCAACCTGACGCCCGGCTTGATGAGAATTACCATTTCGGAGCAATCATCGGCTGAGTCAGTTGACATGAGGCGTTCTTTTTATGATGAAGTAGATTTCAGTGGTATCAAATACAAATGGTATCCCTCTCGCCTGGATCCCATGATTAACGTTAGCTGGAGCCCCGATACCCTACAAAACACCCATTTCTTCATAGCCAAGCGGGTAATCCAAATCGGTGGAAACATCTTTCAGCTGGATATGTTTTTTGATGCATCGCAAATCACCCGGGAGCTTATTAACATCCCGCTGGGGGGGAATTATGTGGCTAACATCGTTAGTGGAACCGGTGATAACATTGTCCCCGAACAGCCTTTTGAGTTTCCAGCTTTCCTGGTTGGTGATGCCAGCTACTCCAGTCAATCTACCATAGAAATGAACGGGAGTAATTGGTTCGTTATGACTTCCAGGTTTCAAACCACTCCTTTTTGGCACGTCATAGCGGTGGAAGACTCTTTTATCCTGCAGCCTGTGCATGATTTAATCAGGTTTTCGGTGATAACCGGTGGAGTTATTCTTTTCATCCTCTTTTGCTTTAGCTGGTATGTAAGCATTCACGTTAACAAACCGGTTGAACAGATTATAACCGACGTGGAGTACCTGAGTGCTCTGAACTTTGAGCATCAGATTAAGCCTGTTTCACTACCCGAATTTGACCTCATGCAGGAAACACTGGAAAATATCAGGCTTACCCTGCAGCGCTATCAGAAAATAAATGTGGAAAGAATCATACTGGAAGAATCCAAGAACAAGTATATGATGACCTATTCTGAGGATCTGATTGGAATTTTGGATGAAAACCAGCATTTCAGCTTCCTGAATAACAATTTCCAAAACTTCCTGAACAGCCTTCAGCTGGATCCAAAGGTTATTACCCCGGATGAAATTTTGGAACACGCTGATATTCAAACCACCAAGCTTGAGCAGAATATTCATTACCCGGACCCTTATACCATTAAGATTAACCGTGCGGAATTGTCCCACTCTTTAAAAGAAGGGAAATCGTATTTCTATGATTTCCAGTATGTGACCATCGTTGATCAGGAGGATAATGAACAAGCTGCAATGATTATTCTGCACGACAAGACCGAAGACCGCCTGAATGATATCAAGCGAAACGACATGATTAACATCATTGTGCATGAGCTTAAAAACCCGATTAGCGGGGTTATCGGGCTTTCGCAGATATTACTGGAGAATGA
The nucleotide sequence above comes from Gracilimonas sp.. Encoded proteins:
- a CDS encoding zinc-dependent metalloprotease, with translation MHAFSTKLITACALSFFLIAGCTSSKETTSNPTQKPSRSASSSSNGIKPYSEVITDKAKTDEGLFDVHWVDDKLYYEIPDSLLNREMLLVSRIAQVPTDYFGFFSGGSKTAEQVLTFERQRDQILIRKQSYNAVASDTLPIYKSVKANNFAPILAAFPIETIGKDSASVVIEMTDFFTSDIEAISGAISFLRREYQVRRLDGNRTYIESAKSFPKNIEVRHVLTYDAGNPPSDQGTNTLSMLMNQSMVLLPEEPMRPRYEDYRVGWFTVDQIDYGLEAQKAKEVSYIRRWRLEPKDPEAYARGELVEPVKPIVYYLDPATPKKYVPYVKQGVEDWNEAFEAAGFKNAVIAKEAPSPEEDPDWSPEDIRYSTVRWVASTIRNAVGPSVSDPRTGEIIESDIVWYHNHMRSYRNRLMIETGAANPDARKLQLDDDLIGETMRRVIAHEVGHAIGLPHNMQSSSAYPVDSLRSGTFTQEYGIATTIMEYARQNYIAQPGDENIRFIRKIGPYDKYAVNWGYRVIPEAETPEDEKPILDSWIEEKAGDPVYRFASSTGWDPSSQTEDLSNDPVQASTYGLMNLKRVVPNLIEWTSTPGEGYDDLEEIYGELVFQWARYAGHVSTNIGGVYQERKASDQDGVLYTPVPADYQKEAMDFLSEHVFTTPDWLLDKEILRRIEHAGALERVKNLQARLLNDVMDAGVMLRLNEAHIFDEDAYAPLDMLEDLRRGVWSEVYSPAAIDPYRRNLQRMYIQNIEEMFENDEVGRSWNPVDVATSDIRPLLRVELNTLQADLQRAQSRIPDAVSKAHIADILERIDGILNPTD
- a CDS encoding HAMP domain-containing sensor histidine kinase, producing the protein MAFLLMWIFVRPQYREAIINERTTIVSQLQEYSLKRSDQIIRNWLNSTNYTAEEIAKAPEQTQNIVTKTINLTPGLMRITISEQSSAESVDMRRSFYDEVDFSGIKYKWYPSRLDPMINVSWSPDTLQNTHFFIAKRVIQIGGNIFQLDMFFDASQITRELINIPLGGNYVANIVSGTGDNIVPEQPFEFPAFLVGDASYSSQSTIEMNGSNWFVMTSRFQTTPFWHVIAVEDSFILQPVHDLIRFSVITGGVILFILFCFSWYVSIHVNKPVEQIITDVEYLSALNFEHQIKPVSLPEFDLMQETLENIRLTLQRYQKINVERIILEESKNKYMMTYSEDLIGILDENQHFSFLNNNFQNFLNSLQLDPKVITPDEILEHADIQTTKLEQNIHYPDPYTIKINRAELSHSLKEGKSYFYDFQYVTIVDQEDNEQAAMIILHDKTEDRLNDIKRNDMINIIVHELKNPISGVIGLSQILLENENIEDEEQQVLVNQINLSGDRMNKLVNRFLEIQRLESGKNSAEFENVDLEKVVEHVQQITSPLLSEKNLTIDSKKTGRDFKVKGSSDLLFDAVQNLISNAIKYGNENRTIEIQLTEKPENIRFSVTDHGFGISTEDQKKIFDKFYRVRSKATSREKGTGLGLAYVREIIHQHDGEIELESNEAIGSRFTLIIPKTNGQSLT